In a single window of the Leisingera daeponensis DSM 23529 genome:
- a CDS encoding SRPBCC family protein: MSDLQLQRIFPVSPETLFDWVTTPDKLLRWWGPEGVSIPEHDLDLSRTGPWHSVMQNRDGQRFHVSGQVTHVDAPKSVGFTWAWHDEDGSRGAESHVTFTVAVAGDGAMLLIDHRDLGDDGIAERHDEGWTSTLRKLGAQLTADA; encoded by the coding sequence ATGAGCGATCTGCAGTTGCAACGGATCTTCCCGGTCAGCCCGGAGACATTGTTCGATTGGGTGACCACGCCGGACAAGCTGCTGAGATGGTGGGGGCCGGAAGGCGTCAGCATTCCGGAGCACGATCTGGATCTCAGCCGCACCGGGCCGTGGCATTCCGTCATGCAGAACAGAGACGGGCAGCGGTTCCATGTTTCCGGTCAGGTAACCCATGTGGATGCGCCGAAATCCGTCGGCTTTACCTGGGCTTGGCACGATGAGGACGGCAGCCGCGGCGCCGAGAGCCATGTGACCTTTACCGTCGCCGTCGCCGGAGACGGCGCCATGCTGCTGATTGACCACCGCGATCTGGGCGATGACGGAATTGCCGAGCGCCATGACGAGGGCTGGACCTCGACCCTGCGCAAGCTGGGGGCTCAGCTCACCGCAGATGCCTGA
- a CDS encoding phosphoserine transaminase, with translation MAIAQPASRPVNPRFSSGPCAKPPVFDLSKLAGAPLGRSHRAAVGKEKLKAAIEGTREILDIPADYKIGIVPASDTGAVEMAMWNLLGARGTEMLAWESFGSGWVTDVVKQLKLDATVKTADYGRIVDLGTVDFTNDVVFTWNGTTSGVRVPNGDWIPADREGLTICDATSAAFAQHLPWDKLDVTTFSWQKVLGGEAAHGMIILSPRAVERLESYTPAWPLPKIFRLTKGGKLIEGIFKGETINTPSMLAVEDYLLALDWARSVGGMEGLRERAYANLAAVQSFVQDNPWIAFLAEQPEYRSNTSVCLKFTDERIQDGAVFAKAVAKRLEAEGVAYDIGAYRDAPPGLRIWCGGTVEAADVAALMPWIKWAFEAEIAAQTEAA, from the coding sequence ATGGCTATTGCACAACCGGCATCGCGGCCGGTCAATCCGCGTTTTTCTTCGGGCCCCTGCGCCAAACCTCCCGTCTTTGACCTGTCGAAACTTGCCGGCGCGCCGCTGGGCCGCTCGCACCGCGCTGCGGTTGGCAAGGAGAAGCTGAAGGCGGCGATCGAGGGCACCCGCGAGATCCTGGACATTCCCGCAGACTACAAAATCGGCATTGTGCCGGCCTCGGACACCGGCGCGGTGGAAATGGCGATGTGGAACCTGCTGGGCGCCCGCGGCACCGAGATGCTGGCCTGGGAAAGCTTCGGCTCCGGCTGGGTCACCGACGTTGTGAAACAGCTCAAGCTGGACGCCACCGTCAAGACCGCCGATTACGGCCGGATCGTGGACCTGGGCACCGTCGATTTCACCAATGACGTTGTTTTCACCTGGAACGGCACCACCTCCGGCGTGCGCGTACCCAACGGCGACTGGATCCCGGCGGACCGCGAAGGGCTGACGATCTGCGACGCGACCTCCGCGGCCTTTGCGCAGCATCTGCCCTGGGACAAGCTGGATGTGACCACGTTCTCCTGGCAGAAGGTGCTGGGCGGCGAAGCGGCGCACGGCATGATCATCCTCAGCCCCCGCGCGGTCGAACGGCTGGAAAGCTACACCCCAGCCTGGCCGCTGCCGAAAATCTTCCGCCTGACCAAGGGCGGCAAGCTGATCGAAGGGATTTTCAAGGGCGAGACCATCAACACGCCCTCGATGCTGGCGGTGGAGGACTACCTTCTGGCGCTGGACTGGGCCCGCTCGGTGGGCGGGATGGAAGGCCTGCGCGAACGCGCCTACGCCAACCTGGCCGCGGTGCAAAGCTTTGTGCAGGACAACCCTTGGATTGCCTTCCTGGCGGAACAGCCGGAATACCGCTCCAACACCAGCGTCTGCCTCAAGTTCACCGATGAGCGCATCCAGGACGGCGCCGTCTTTGCCAAGGCCGTGGCCAAGCGTCTGGAAGCGGAAGGCGTGGCCTATGACATCGGCGCCTACCGCGACGCGCCTCCGGGACTGCGCATCTGGTGCGGCGGGACAGTTGAGGCTGCCGACGTGGCGGCGCTGATGCCCTGGATCAAATGGGCCTTCGAGGCCGAGATCGCGGCTCAGACCGAAGCCGCCTGA
- a CDS encoding invasion associated locus B family protein, with translation MALKLARVAAGLCLAALATTASAQETSNNRVAAKVDWSVFEGNDPNECWGVSAPKETVNTRDGRVVAVRRSEIQLFVTYRADATPKGEVSFTGGYPFAPGSTVNMAIGDSEFELFTEGEWAWPATPADDAKIITAMKRGSDAVLTARSARGTQTQDTFSLLGFTAAVEDAEKRCSK, from the coding sequence ATGGCATTGAAACTCGCCCGCGTGGCTGCGGGCCTGTGTCTGGCAGCATTGGCAACCACCGCATCTGCGCAGGAAACGTCGAACAACAGGGTTGCGGCCAAGGTCGATTGGAGCGTCTTCGAGGGCAATGACCCGAATGAATGCTGGGGCGTGTCGGCTCCGAAGGAAACCGTGAACACCCGCGACGGCCGCGTAGTGGCGGTGCGCCGCAGCGAGATCCAGCTGTTCGTCACCTACCGCGCGGACGCCACCCCCAAGGGCGAGGTGAGCTTTACCGGCGGCTATCCGTTTGCGCCGGGCTCCACCGTCAATATGGCGATCGGCGACTCCGAATTCGAGCTGTTCACCGAGGGCGAATGGGCCTGGCCGGCCACCCCTGCGGATGACGCCAAGATCATCACCGCGATGAAGCGCGGTTCTGATGCCGTGCTGACCGCGCGGTCCGCTCGCGGCACCCAGACCCAGGATACTTTCTCGCTGCTGGGCTTTACCGCCGCGGTGGAAGACGCCGAGAAACGCTGCAGCAAGTAA
- the rlmN gene encoding 23S rRNA (adenine(2503)-C(2))-methyltransferase RlmN has product MTASAPITQDVLTLPRKAPEGGKINLVGLTRDRMREVLMEHGTPEKQAKMRVGQIWQWIYQWGKRDFAEMTNLAKAYRAQLAETFEIRIPEVVSKQVSTDGTRKYLVRIAGGHEVEVVYIPEEDRGTLCISSQVGCTLTCSFCHTGTQKLVRNLTPAEIVGQVMMARDDLEEWPVPGAPKEETRLLSNIVLMGMGEPLYNFDNVRDAMKIAMDPEGISLSRRRITLSTSGVVPEIARTAQEIGCLLAISFHATTNETRDVLVPINKRWNIDELLQALADYPKASNSERITFEYVMLDGVNDTDEDAHRLIDHIKRYNIPAKINLIPFNEWPGSPYKRSSNNRIRAFANIIYQAGYASPIRKTRGDDIMAACGQLKSATERARKSRKQIEAEAGMK; this is encoded by the coding sequence ATGACCGCCAGCGCGCCGATCACCCAAGACGTCTTGACCCTGCCCCGCAAGGCCCCCGAAGGCGGCAAGATCAATCTTGTCGGATTGACCCGCGACCGGATGCGCGAGGTGCTGATGGAGCACGGCACGCCTGAGAAACAGGCCAAAATGCGGGTTGGCCAGATCTGGCAGTGGATCTACCAGTGGGGCAAGCGCGACTTTGCCGAGATGACCAACCTGGCCAAAGCCTACCGCGCGCAGCTTGCGGAGACGTTTGAAATCCGCATCCCCGAAGTTGTGAGCAAGCAAGTGTCGACCGACGGCACCCGCAAGTATCTGGTGCGCATTGCAGGCGGCCATGAGGTCGAAGTGGTCTATATCCCCGAGGAGGACCGCGGAACCCTGTGCATCTCCTCGCAAGTGGGCTGCACCCTGACCTGCTCCTTCTGCCACACCGGCACCCAGAAGCTGGTGCGCAACCTGACCCCGGCCGAGATCGTCGGCCAGGTGATGATGGCGCGCGACGATCTGGAGGAATGGCCGGTGCCGGGCGCGCCAAAGGAGGAGACCCGGCTGCTCTCCAACATCGTGCTGATGGGCATGGGCGAGCCGCTTTACAACTTCGACAACGTTCGCGATGCGATGAAGATCGCGATGGACCCGGAAGGCATCTCCCTCAGCCGCCGCCGGATCACGCTGTCGACCTCCGGCGTGGTGCCGGAAATTGCCCGCACCGCGCAGGAAATCGGCTGTCTGCTGGCGATTTCCTTCCACGCCACCACCAACGAGACCCGCGACGTGCTGGTGCCGATCAACAAGCGCTGGAACATCGACGAGCTTTTGCAGGCACTGGCGGATTATCCCAAGGCATCGAATTCAGAGCGGATCACCTTTGAATACGTGATGCTGGACGGCGTGAACGACACCGACGAGGACGCGCACCGCCTGATCGATCACATCAAGCGTTACAATATCCCGGCCAAGATCAACCTGATCCCGTTCAACGAATGGCCGGGCAGCCCGTACAAGCGGTCTTCCAACAACCGTATCCGGGCGTTTGCCAATATCATCTATCAGGCGGGTTATGCCTCGCCGATCCGCAAAACCCGCGGCGATGATATCATGGCGGCCTGCGGCCAGCTGAAGTCAGCGACCGAGCGTGCCCGCAAGAGCCGCAAGCAGATCGAGGCCGAAGCCGGGATGAAGTAA
- a CDS encoding asparaginase — protein sequence MPNPVPMAEVWRGPLLESLHLGHAVICDASGQVVRSWGDPDAVIYPRSSAKMIQALPLITSGAAARYGLTSEQLALACASHNGAHIHTDRVNAWLGQLGLKDDDFRCGPQLPDDIPARNELIKSDSSPCQVHNNCSGKHAGFLTLNQYLGGGAEYIEVDHPVQQACLAAFEETTGQDSPGYGIDGCSAPNFATTVTGLARSMAWFASAADRSGRASEAAQQLVAAMTAHPELVAGETRCCTNLMRAMGGKVAIKTGAEAVFIAILPEQKLGVALKIADGATRASECAIAALLVSLGVLDADHPETRKYMNKTLYSRRGLECGAIRPAAELLFQ from the coding sequence ATGCCGAATCCTGTGCCCATGGCTGAAGTCTGGCGCGGACCGCTGCTGGAAAGCCTGCACCTGGGCCATGCTGTCATCTGCGATGCCTCCGGGCAGGTGGTGCGCAGCTGGGGCGACCCCGATGCGGTGATCTACCCGCGCAGCTCTGCCAAGATGATCCAGGCGCTGCCGCTGATCACCTCCGGCGCCGCCGCGCGCTACGGCCTCACGTCCGAGCAGCTGGCGCTGGCCTGCGCCTCCCACAACGGCGCGCACATCCATACGGACCGGGTCAATGCCTGGCTCGGCCAGCTGGGGCTGAAGGACGATGATTTCCGCTGCGGCCCGCAGTTGCCGGATGACATCCCGGCCCGCAACGAGCTGATCAAGTCTGACAGCAGCCCCTGCCAGGTGCACAACAACTGCTCCGGCAAGCACGCAGGCTTCCTGACCCTGAATCAGTATCTGGGCGGCGGCGCAGAGTACATTGAGGTGGACCACCCGGTGCAGCAGGCCTGCCTTGCGGCGTTTGAGGAAACCACCGGCCAGGACAGCCCGGGCTATGGCATCGACGGCTGCTCAGCGCCGAACTTTGCCACCACCGTCACCGGGCTGGCGCGTTCAATGGCTTGGTTTGCCAGCGCGGCTGACCGCTCCGGCCGCGCCTCAGAGGCGGCGCAGCAACTGGTCGCCGCGATGACCGCGCATCCCGAACTGGTGGCCGGCGAAACCCGTTGCTGCACGAACCTGATGCGCGCGATGGGCGGTAAGGTGGCGATCAAGACCGGCGCCGAGGCGGTGTTCATCGCCATCCTGCCGGAACAGAAGCTGGGTGTTGCGCTGAAGATCGCCGACGGCGCCACCCGTGCCAGCGAATGCGCGATTGCGGCGCTGCTGGTCAGCCTCGGCGTGCTGGACGCAGATCACCCGGAGACCCGCAAGTACATGAACAAGACGCTCTACAGCCGCCGCGGGCTGGAATGCGGCGCAATCCGTCCCGCGGCGGAGCTGCTGTTCCAATAA
- the serB gene encoding phosphoserine phosphatase SerB produces the protein MFVASLICNPASPVLEPALPESLRNAWGGGEAIWLAPGVAAEFALEQMPDNRWQVWEDLQQMGVDLVIQPADGRKKKMLLADMDSTMIQQECIDELAEEAGVGARVKDITARAMNGELDFEGALIERVGLLQGLPETVIGKVLDERITLMPGGRQLLSVMKANGAYAALVSGGFTAFTSRVAAELGFDENRANTLLTEGGRLTGEAARPILGREAKVEALEQITARLGIGEADVIAVGDGANDLGMLKRAGAGVALHAKPSVAAECDIRINHGDLTALLYIQGYSEADIKS, from the coding sequence ATGTTTGTTGCCAGCCTGATCTGCAATCCAGCCAGCCCGGTGCTGGAGCCCGCCCTGCCCGAATCACTGCGCAATGCCTGGGGCGGCGGCGAGGCCATCTGGCTGGCCCCGGGCGTCGCGGCCGAGTTTGCGCTGGAGCAGATGCCGGACAACCGCTGGCAGGTCTGGGAGGATTTGCAGCAGATGGGTGTGGATCTGGTGATCCAGCCCGCCGACGGACGTAAGAAGAAGATGCTGCTGGCCGACATGGATTCGACCATGATCCAGCAGGAATGCATCGACGAGCTGGCCGAGGAAGCGGGTGTTGGCGCGCGGGTCAAGGACATCACCGCACGGGCAATGAACGGCGAGCTGGATTTCGAGGGCGCGCTGATCGAGCGGGTCGGGCTGCTGCAGGGGCTGCCGGAGACGGTAATCGGCAAGGTTCTGGACGAGCGCATCACCCTGATGCCGGGCGGCAGGCAGCTGCTGTCGGTGATGAAGGCAAATGGCGCGTATGCGGCGCTGGTGTCGGGCGGGTTCACGGCCTTCACCTCCAGGGTGGCGGCGGAGCTGGGCTTTGACGAGAACCGGGCCAACACGCTGCTGACGGAAGGCGGCAGGCTGACCGGCGAAGCGGCGCGGCCGATCCTGGGCCGCGAGGCCAAGGTGGAAGCGCTGGAGCAGATCACCGCCCGGCTGGGAATCGGCGAGGCGGATGTGATCGCGGTGGGCGACGGTGCCAACGACCTGGGCATGCTGAAACGCGCAGGCGCAGGCGTCGCGCTGCACGCCAAACCTTCGGTGGCGGCGGAATGCGATATCCGCATCAATCACGGCGACTTGACGGCGCTTCTGTATATCCAGGGCTATTCCGAGGCCGATATCAAAAGCTGA
- a CDS encoding ArsR/SmtB family transcription factor — protein MNPLLKSFAALSDETRMSIVDQLITQGELPAGDLAPGASISGPAISRHLKVLREAGLVTQRADGPRRLYSARPEGLRLIAEWTQSRKGFWDGSLDRLEAALREDGA, from the coding sequence ATGAACCCGCTTCTGAAATCTTTTGCAGCCCTGTCGGACGAAACCCGCATGTCGATTGTCGACCAGCTGATCACCCAAGGCGAACTGCCGGCGGGCGACCTGGCGCCGGGGGCATCCATTTCGGGGCCGGCCATCTCGCGCCATCTGAAGGTGCTGCGCGAGGCCGGACTGGTGACTCAGCGCGCCGATGGCCCAAGGCGGCTCTATTCCGCCCGGCCTGAGGGCCTCAGACTGATTGCCGAGTGGACCCAATCCCGCAAAGGGTTCTGGGACGGCAGCCTGGACCGGCTGGAGGCGGCCCTGAGGGAGGACGGCGCATGA
- a CDS encoding zinc-dependent metalloprotease family protein has translation MSEVTDYTALLAYMSSDSFRWNSLSDLGTRTVVTYSFTSASELAPVSSDPYGAYRYWAFDSQQREYFRRALDEFEEASGVIFVETSGPAMINVFGYDGGSAAGWADYPWASSYSTNEGRLAIEGGNIMPGSFGYETVLHEIGHALGLKHPHDGDTTLADHLDTQANTVMTYTYAGYNVTELGTFDVQALQHIYGSSAGTAEWSVRVKSGGMVVIDTSAAAETVLAVGQSSKVYGRGGSDTLIGREAGDKLIGGTGLDTLIGGYGEDRLFGGKGADVLIGGLDDDEYSGSTGEADKLVGGGGWDTLSGGAGDDTLVGGNGRDRLIGGDGSDQLTGGRHADTFVFVSADYYEQEVITDFGVGGDKIEFSGTSVDSFSDLLISQSGGSTFISYYGQYEIELTGFTGTLTQDDFLFT, from the coding sequence ATGTCCGAAGTCACAGACTACACAGCGCTATTGGCGTATATGTCCAGCGACAGTTTCCGATGGAACAGCCTGTCTGATCTGGGAACCAGAACGGTGGTAACCTACAGTTTCACCAGCGCCAGCGAACTGGCCCCCGTCAGCAGCGATCCTTACGGCGCCTACCGGTATTGGGCTTTCGACAGCCAGCAGCGGGAGTACTTCCGCAGGGCCCTGGACGAGTTCGAGGAAGCTTCGGGTGTGATCTTTGTCGAAACCAGCGGCCCGGCGATGATCAATGTTTTCGGCTATGATGGCGGTTCGGCCGCGGGATGGGCGGATTATCCCTGGGCCAGCAGCTATTCGACCAATGAGGGCCGCCTGGCGATCGAGGGCGGCAACATAATGCCCGGGTCCTTCGGTTACGAGACGGTTCTGCATGAGATCGGCCATGCGCTGGGCCTGAAACACCCGCATGATGGTGACACCACCCTGGCTGATCACCTGGACACCCAGGCAAACACCGTGATGACCTATACCTATGCCGGCTACAACGTGACTGAGCTGGGAACCTTCGACGTGCAGGCCCTGCAGCATATCTACGGCAGCAGCGCGGGAACAGCAGAGTGGAGCGTGCGGGTCAAATCCGGCGGCATGGTGGTGATCGACACCAGCGCCGCAGCTGAAACGGTGCTGGCGGTTGGCCAGTCGAGCAAGGTTTATGGCCGCGGCGGCAGCGACACACTGATCGGACGCGAGGCTGGCGACAAACTGATTGGCGGCACCGGTCTGGATACCCTTATCGGCGGGTACGGCGAGGACCGGCTGTTTGGCGGCAAGGGAGCAGACGTCCTGATCGGTGGTCTGGACGATGATGAATATTCCGGCAGCACGGGTGAAGCTGACAAGCTGGTTGGCGGCGGCGGCTGGGATACCCTATCCGGCGGAGCCGGAGATGACACGCTGGTGGGCGGCAACGGCCGCGACCGCCTGATCGGCGGCGACGGATCGGACCAGCTGACCGGCGGCCGCCACGCGGACACCTTTGTGTTCGTCTCGGCTGATTATTACGAACAGGAAGTGATCACGGATTTCGGAGTCGGCGGCGACAAGATCGAGTTCTCGGGCACGTCTGTGGACAGCTTCAGCGACCTGTTGATCAGCCAAAGCGGCGGCAGCACGTTCATCAGCTACTACGGGCAATATGAGATTGAGCTTACCGGCTTCACCGGCACACTCACCCAGGACGACTTCCTCTTTACCTGA
- a CDS encoding threonine/serine dehydratase: MNWQQEITAAAERIRPHVQQTPVLHTQAFGLDFPVELKLEHMQHTGSFKARGAFNTLLSQAVPAAGLVAASGGNHGAAAAYAAHQLGHKARIYVPEMAGPAKISLIERTGADLQVVPGAYANALEQAQAYEQETGAMQVHAYDAPATVAGQGTCFAEWQAQGLAADTLLIAVGGGGLIGGAMAWFQGARKIVAVEPETACALNAALAARQPVDVDVSGVAANALGAKRIGSICFELAATQGIGSLTVPDSAITEAQSALWRERRILVEPAGATALAALMCGAYRPAPGERVAVLVCGGNIAPDPLG, encoded by the coding sequence ATGAATTGGCAGCAGGAAATCACAGCAGCGGCAGAGCGTATCCGCCCCCATGTGCAGCAGACACCGGTGCTGCATACCCAGGCGTTCGGACTGGACTTCCCGGTGGAGCTGAAGCTGGAGCACATGCAGCACACCGGCAGCTTCAAGGCCCGCGGCGCCTTCAACACGCTGCTGAGCCAGGCGGTTCCGGCCGCCGGTCTGGTCGCGGCCTCCGGCGGCAATCACGGCGCCGCGGCGGCCTATGCGGCGCATCAGCTGGGCCACAAGGCGCGGATCTATGTGCCGGAGATGGCGGGCCCCGCCAAGATTTCCCTGATCGAACGCACCGGCGCCGATCTGCAGGTGGTGCCCGGCGCCTATGCCAACGCGCTGGAACAGGCGCAGGCTTACGAGCAGGAAACCGGTGCCATGCAGGTCCACGCCTATGACGCACCTGCCACCGTTGCGGGCCAGGGAACCTGCTTTGCCGAATGGCAGGCCCAGGGGCTGGCGGCCGATACCTTGCTGATCGCTGTCGGAGGCGGCGGCCTGATCGGGGGCGCAATGGCCTGGTTCCAGGGCGCCAGGAAGATTGTCGCGGTGGAGCCGGAAACCGCCTGTGCGCTGAACGCGGCGCTGGCGGCAAGACAGCCTGTCGATGTTGACGTCTCCGGCGTTGCGGCCAACGCCCTGGGCGCCAAGCGCATCGGCAGCATCTGTTTTGAGCTTGCCGCGACGCAGGGCATCGGCTCTCTGACCGTTCCGGACAGCGCCATCACCGAAGCCCAGTCTGCGCTCTGGCGCGAGCGGCGGATCCTGGTGGAACCCGCCGGCGCAACGGCGCTGGCCGCGCTGATGTGCGGTGCCTACCGTCCCGCCCCGGGAGAACGCGTGGCGGTTCTGGTCTGCGGCGGCAACATCGCTCCGGACCCGCTGGGATAA
- a CDS encoding GntR family transcriptional regulator produces MSATIADTIYQALSERIITGSLPAGEKLRQDHIAREFEASHVPVREALLRLEAHGLAQSEPRRGTRVSALDPSEIREVIEMRVALEVLALTHAFARLTPEDTAAAEAARLACDAAEDMASWERLNRAFHRVILAPCAMPRLLASIDDLHIAAARHLFANWQHQWTRRVDADHAAIVQAMARRDPAAACEILRRHLRRVR; encoded by the coding sequence ATGTCCGCAACCATTGCCGATACCATCTACCAGGCGTTGAGCGAGCGCATCATCACCGGCAGCCTGCCTGCCGGGGAGAAGCTGCGCCAGGACCATATCGCCCGCGAGTTCGAGGCCAGCCACGTGCCGGTGCGCGAGGCGCTGTTGCGGCTGGAGGCGCATGGGCTGGCGCAATCCGAACCCCGCCGCGGCACCAGGGTCAGCGCGCTGGACCCCTCCGAGATCCGCGAAGTAATCGAAATGCGTGTGGCGCTGGAGGTTCTGGCCCTCACCCATGCCTTCGCCCGCCTGACACCGGAGGATACCGCCGCGGCAGAGGCCGCCCGGCTGGCCTGCGACGCGGCAGAGGACATGGCCAGCTGGGAACGCCTCAACCGCGCGTTCCACCGGGTGATTCTGGCGCCTTGCGCAATGCCGCGGCTGCTGGCCTCGATAGACGATCTGCACATTGCCGCTGCCCGCCACCTGTTTGCCAACTGGCAGCACCAGTGGACCCGCCGGGTCGACGCCGACCACGCTGCCATCGTTCAGGCGATGGCGCGCCGCGACCCTGCTGCCGCCTGCGAAATCCTGCGCCGCCACCTGCGCCGGGTGCGCTAA
- a CDS encoding TIGR00730 family Rossman fold protein has protein sequence MTEDRHSRFSDAHTDRNRAEHVPATPQTRSPAYRLAFADQDFMYREELRPVRLQLELLKPELMLNERGIESTIVMFGGARIPDPEHKDKARTQTLADLSHFYDEAREFARLMTAKSKESGGRQNVVVTGGGPGVMEAGNRGAADAGGHSIGLSIVLPHEQAPNGYVTPDLSFNFHYFAIRKMHFLMRARAISVFPGGFGTLDELFESLTLIQTGRMERVPFLLFGKDFWDKIINWAALADAGTISEQDLDLFRVVDTAQEAVRIIENWEPAPPRESLPGRER, from the coding sequence ATGACCGAAGACCGCCACAGCCGTTTCAGCGACGCCCATACCGACCGGAACCGGGCTGAGCATGTGCCCGCCACGCCGCAGACACGGTCGCCTGCCTACCGTCTGGCGTTCGCCGACCAGGATTTCATGTACCGGGAGGAATTGCGCCCGGTGCGGTTGCAGCTGGAGCTTCTGAAACCGGAACTGATGCTGAACGAGCGCGGCATCGAAAGCACCATCGTGATGTTCGGCGGCGCCCGCATTCCGGATCCGGAGCACAAGGATAAGGCGCGCACCCAGACGCTGGCCGATCTGTCGCATTTCTATGACGAGGCGCGCGAGTTCGCGCGGCTTATGACGGCAAAATCAAAGGAGAGCGGCGGACGCCAGAATGTCGTGGTGACAGGCGGCGGCCCCGGCGTGATGGAAGCGGGCAACCGCGGCGCAGCGGATGCGGGCGGCCATTCCATCGGCCTGTCGATCGTGCTGCCGCATGAGCAGGCGCCCAACGGCTATGTGACGCCGGACCTCAGCTTCAACTTCCACTATTTTGCAATCCGCAAGATGCACTTCCTGATGCGGGCACGGGCAATCAGCGTGTTCCCGGGCGGTTTTGGCACCCTGGATGAGCTGTTCGAAAGCCTGACCCTTATCCAGACCGGACGGATGGAGCGGGTGCCGTTCCTGCTGTTCGGCAAGGACTTCTGGGACAAGATCATCAATTGGGCGGCGCTGGCCGATGCCGGCACCATTTCGGAACAGGACCTGGACCTGTTCCGGGTGGTCGACACCGCGCAGGAGGCGGTGCGGATCATCGAAAACTGGGAACCGGCGCCGCCGCGCGAATCCCTTCCGGGGCGCGAGCGCTAA
- a CDS encoding YciI family protein: MPEFIFVYHGGKTPESEEEGAKVMESWKSWMGSMGDALKVPGAPVGMSKTVSAGGVADNGGANPVSGYSVVQAASQDEACEMAKGCPMVADGSGSVEVAEIIEMEM, encoded by the coding sequence ATGCCAGAGTTCATTTTTGTCTACCACGGCGGCAAGACCCCGGAGAGCGAGGAGGAAGGCGCCAAGGTGATGGAATCCTGGAAGAGCTGGATGGGCTCGATGGGGGACGCGCTGAAGGTGCCGGGCGCGCCGGTGGGCATGTCCAAGACAGTCAGCGCCGGCGGCGTCGCGGACAATGGCGGCGCCAATCCGGTTTCGGGCTATTCGGTTGTGCAGGCGGCCAGCCAGGACGAGGCCTGCGAGATGGCCAAGGGCTGCCCGATGGTGGCGGACGGCAGCGGCTCGGTCGAAGTTGCCGAAATCATCGAGATGGAGATGTAA
- a CDS encoding lysozyme inhibitor LprI family protein: MRQEVPAMLRRVIGVLIVLTQPVSADPALECGNAGSQVEIGECVAKDEERVEAALATALSFALTSAEDLDEATGRSDAVPALESGQKAWEAYREEHCAFVGATYGGGSGTGIAIRSCRTQLGRARIDELMRYAG, from the coding sequence ATGCGGCAGGAGGTGCCTGCCATGCTGCGTCGCGTCATTGGTGTTCTGATTGTTCTAACACAACCCGTTTCTGCAGACCCCGCGCTTGAGTGCGGCAATGCCGGCTCTCAGGTGGAGATCGGCGAGTGCGTTGCCAAGGACGAGGAACGGGTCGAGGCGGCACTTGCCACGGCTTTGAGCTTTGCCTTGACTTCAGCAGAAGACCTCGACGAAGCCACTGGCCGAAGCGACGCAGTTCCCGCGCTTGAGTCCGGGCAAAAGGCTTGGGAAGCCTACCGTGAGGAACACTGCGCCTTTGTGGGGGCGACATACGGCGGCGGCTCGGGGACGGGGATTGCGATCCGTTCCTGCCGGACACAGCTGGGCCGTGCCCGGATTGATGAGCTGATGCGGTATGCCGGGTAG